In Terriglobales bacterium, the following proteins share a genomic window:
- a CDS encoding YciI family protein: MKFVCLGYIAPGKFENMSEAQQNAMVDECFAYDDQLRAGGHFGHGEALQPASSARTLRWKGGKVAVTDGPYAETKEQIGGLFILEARDLDHAVELMSKHPAVNGGPSTFEIRPVADLSAMVQASEQRRAKNQTA; this comes from the coding sequence ATGAAGTTCGTATGTCTTGGATACATCGCCCCCGGCAAGTTCGAGAACATGTCCGAAGCCCAGCAGAACGCCATGGTCGACGAGTGTTTTGCCTACGACGACCAGCTCCGCGCTGGCGGCCACTTCGGCCATGGCGAAGCGCTTCAGCCCGCCTCCTCCGCCCGTACCCTGCGCTGGAAGGGCGGCAAGGTCGCCGTCACCGACGGTCCTTATGCCGAAACCAAGGAGCAGATTGGAGGACTGTTTATCCTCGAGGCGCGCGACCTCGATCACGCCGTCGAGTTGATGTCCAAACATCCGGCCGTCAACGGCGGTCCCTCAACCTTCGAGATCCGCCCCGTCGCCGACCTCAGCGCCATGGTCCAGGCCAGCGAGCAACGCCGCGCCAAAAACCAGACGGCTTGA
- the eno gene encoding phosphopyruvate hydratase encodes MTVIVDIHGREVLDSRGNPTVEAEVFLSSGAVGRAIVPSGASTGEHEAVELRDGDRGRYLGKGVTKAVDNINTEIADALEEMDASDQRTLDATLIELDGTENKGRLGANAMLAVSMAAARAVATTMEVPLYRYLGGVNASVLPVPMMNILNGGAHADNNVDFQEFMVMPVGAPNFSEALRWGVEVFHTLKGVLKKRGYNTAVGDEGGFAPSLKSNVEAIELVVEAIQAAGYTPGEQVAIALDPATSELYSDGKYVFKKSDKSAKSSEEMVKYWADWANKYPIVSIEDGLAEDDWKGWKMLTDEVGSKIQLVGDDLFVTNTKRLQQGIDTKTANSILIKVNQIGTVTETLDAIELARRNRYTSVISHRSGESEDTFIADLAVATGAGQIKTGSASRTDRIAKYNQLLRIEEELGDGARFLGLKAINFHGELKAKAKA; translated from the coding sequence ATGACAGTAATCGTAGACATACATGGCCGCGAAGTACTGGATTCGCGTGGCAATCCTACCGTTGAAGCTGAAGTTTTCTTGTCCAGTGGAGCAGTGGGGCGGGCGATTGTTCCGAGTGGCGCCTCAACCGGTGAGCACGAGGCAGTCGAATTACGAGACGGTGACAGGGGCCGTTATCTCGGCAAAGGCGTCACCAAGGCCGTGGACAACATCAACACCGAGATCGCCGACGCCCTCGAGGAAATGGACGCGAGCGACCAGCGTACGCTCGACGCGACCCTGATTGAGCTCGATGGCACCGAGAACAAGGGACGTCTAGGCGCGAACGCGATGCTGGCCGTCTCCATGGCCGCCGCTCGCGCAGTCGCGACTACGATGGAAGTTCCCCTGTATCGCTACCTCGGCGGCGTAAACGCCAGCGTACTGCCAGTCCCGATGATGAACATTCTCAACGGCGGCGCCCACGCTGATAACAACGTAGATTTCCAGGAATTCATGGTCATGCCGGTCGGTGCGCCGAACTTCTCCGAGGCACTCCGCTGGGGCGTGGAGGTCTTCCACACCCTTAAGGGCGTGCTTAAGAAGCGCGGATACAACACTGCGGTCGGCGACGAAGGCGGCTTTGCACCGTCATTGAAGTCCAATGTGGAGGCCATCGAACTGGTGGTCGAAGCCATCCAGGCCGCCGGATACACTCCCGGTGAACAGGTCGCGATTGCGCTCGATCCGGCTACCAGCGAGCTCTATTCCGATGGTAAATACGTGTTCAAAAAGTCGGACAAGTCGGCGAAATCATCTGAAGAAATGGTGAAGTACTGGGCTGACTGGGCGAACAAATATCCGATCGTATCCATTGAAGACGGACTGGCGGAAGACGACTGGAAAGGCTGGAAGATGCTGACCGATGAAGTTGGCAGCAAGATTCAGCTAGTCGGCGACGACCTTTTCGTAACCAACACCAAGCGTCTTCAGCAGGGCATCGACACGAAGACTGCTAACTCTATTCTGATCAAGGTCAACCAGATTGGCACCGTGACCGAAACCCTGGATGCGATCGAGTTGGCGCGCCGTAATCGCTACACGTCAGTTATTTCGCACCGCTCCGGCGAGTCGGAGGATACCTTTATCGCCGACCTCGCTGTTGCCACCGGCGCAGGCCAGATCAAGACCGGCTCGGCTTCACGTACCGACCGCATCGCGAAGTACAACCAGTTGCTGCGCATCGAGGAGGAACTCGGCGACGGCGCACGCTTCCTGGGTTTGAAAGCGATCAACTTCCACGGGGAGCTGAAGGCGAAAGCGAAAGCCTAA
- a CDS encoding DUF4126 domain-containing protein codes for MHFSDKDLFGLIVGTSFAAGLNVYATLATLGLLSRAHIVEIPASLSLVESWWVIGISGVLFVIEFFADKIPVFDLIWNALHTFVRIPVAALLAYHASAQLPPHVQMIAAVAGGAIAFAAHGGKTAARAAVTPSPEPLSNSALSIGEDVAAIGLTWFATQHPYVAAATVAVLLVFVFLFVRFVVRALKRLFRGAEKSWEKVRAA; via the coding sequence ATGCACTTCAGCGACAAAGATCTGTTCGGATTGATTGTCGGAACCAGCTTCGCGGCTGGACTGAATGTGTATGCCACGCTTGCCACCCTGGGGCTTCTCTCACGTGCACACATTGTCGAGATTCCTGCTTCCCTGAGCCTTGTCGAAAGCTGGTGGGTGATAGGAATTTCGGGCGTGCTGTTCGTCATAGAGTTCTTCGCCGACAAAATTCCTGTCTTCGACCTGATCTGGAACGCACTGCACACATTCGTGCGCATTCCGGTTGCTGCCCTGCTTGCGTATCATGCCTCGGCGCAGTTGCCTCCGCACGTCCAGATGATCGCAGCCGTAGCCGGCGGCGCCATAGCGTTCGCGGCGCACGGAGGCAAGACGGCCGCCCGGGCCGCCGTAACGCCATCGCCTGAGCCGCTTTCCAACTCTGCGCTCAGTATTGGCGAGGATGTCGCGGCCATCGGCCTGACGTGGTTCGCGACGCAGCATCCTTATGTCGCCGCCGCCACGGTGGCCGTCTTGTTGGTTTTTGTTTTTCTGTTTGTCAGATTCGTTGTCCGAGCTCTGAAGCGGCTCTTCCGGGGCGCAGAGAAAAGCTGGGAAAAAGTTCGTGCCGCATAA
- the gpmI gene encoding 2,3-bisphosphoglycerate-independent phosphoglycerate mutase encodes MTVRPKPLVLTILDGWGYSPKTENNAIALARKPTYDKLLSEYPNTLIYTSGRYVGLPDGQMGNSEVGHLNIGAGRVVYMDIVRIDLMIENGTFFKHPVLLDAMKSTQVNGRKLHIFGLISDGGVHSMNTHLYALLKMCKQQGVERVFIHCFMDGRDTPPNSGATYVAQLEQKMREYGVGKIASVSGRYYAMDRDKRWERTKKAFDAMVHGKGEGGTFTDAVQGIKESYNKGVTDEFVLPFVCVDGKGNPVATIGDEDSCICLNFRADRVREITRALCRNSSISKEAGRDLDGWESLDQTIPRDDEPKKLKYVTMTQYDAKFTLPYVVPPESLDNILANVMGQVNMRNLRVAETEKYAHVTYFFNGGVEKPFPGEDRLLVQSPKVATYDLKPEMSAEQIADGVVKAINDTAFDVIVVNFANADMVGHSGKIEPTIKAVETVDHCLGRIYSAVRQHGGAMLITADHGNAEMMVDPVTGGPHTYHTTNPVPFIVVGEDSNKYTLRKDGALQDISPTVLGLLGIPQPKEMTGHDLRIPKNGR; translated from the coding sequence ATGACTGTTCGTCCGAAACCGCTGGTACTGACTATTCTCGACGGCTGGGGATACTCCCCGAAAACGGAAAATAACGCGATCGCGCTCGCGCGCAAGCCCACCTACGACAAACTGCTGAGTGAATATCCAAACACCCTGATCTACACCAGTGGGCGCTACGTCGGGTTGCCCGACGGCCAAATGGGGAACAGCGAAGTTGGACACCTGAATATCGGCGCCGGGCGCGTCGTCTACATGGACATCGTTCGTATCGATCTAATGATCGAGAACGGTACCTTCTTTAAACATCCGGTGCTGCTCGATGCCATGAAAAGCACCCAAGTGAACGGCCGGAAACTGCACATTTTCGGGCTGATCTCCGACGGCGGCGTGCACTCAATGAATACGCATCTCTATGCGTTGCTCAAGATGTGCAAGCAGCAAGGCGTAGAGCGGGTATTCATTCATTGCTTCATGGACGGCCGCGATACTCCACCAAACTCCGGCGCCACCTACGTTGCGCAACTGGAACAGAAGATGCGTGAGTACGGTGTCGGCAAGATCGCGTCGGTTTCCGGGCGCTATTACGCGATGGACCGCGATAAACGCTGGGAACGTACGAAGAAAGCGTTCGACGCGATGGTACACGGCAAGGGCGAGGGCGGAACGTTCACCGATGCGGTGCAGGGAATTAAGGAGTCATACAACAAGGGCGTGACCGACGAGTTTGTGCTTCCATTCGTTTGCGTGGATGGCAAGGGAAATCCGGTCGCGACGATCGGCGACGAAGACTCGTGCATCTGTCTCAACTTCCGTGCCGATCGTGTCCGCGAAATTACCCGTGCGTTGTGCCGGAATAGTAGCATCAGTAAAGAAGCCGGACGCGATCTTGATGGATGGGAGTCGCTGGATCAAACAATTCCGCGCGACGACGAACCGAAGAAGCTGAAATACGTCACCATGACCCAGTACGACGCGAAGTTCACGCTGCCCTACGTAGTGCCCCCGGAGTCGCTCGACAACATTCTTGCGAATGTCATGGGACAGGTGAACATGCGCAACCTGCGCGTGGCCGAAACTGAGAAATACGCTCACGTCACGTACTTTTTCAACGGCGGCGTCGAAAAGCCATTCCCTGGCGAAGACCGGTTGCTTGTTCAATCGCCAAAGGTCGCGACCTACGATCTGAAACCGGAGATGAGCGCCGAACAAATTGCTGATGGCGTGGTGAAGGCCATCAACGACACGGCTTTTGATGTGATCGTGGTGAACTTTGCCAACGCCGACATGGTGGGGCACTCCGGCAAGATCGAGCCGACCATTAAGGCGGTTGAGACTGTCGATCACTGCCTCGGACGCATCTATTCCGCAGTCCGCCAGCACGGAGGCGCTATGTTGATCACCGCCGATCACGGAAACGCCGAGATGATGGTCGATCCAGTGACGGGTGGGCCGCACACGTACCACACGACGAATCCGGTTCCGTTCATCGTGGTAGGTGAGGATTCGAATAAGTACACGTTGCGCAAAGACGGTGCATTACAGGACATCTCGCCGACAGTTCTCGGACTGCTCGGAATCCCGCAGCCCAAAGAGATGACCGGACATGATTTGAGGATCCCGAAGAACGGTAGATGA
- a CDS encoding DUF3467 domain-containing protein, with protein MADTVRTPDFKSFYANNVRFESTVFDLRLFFGELDHREDESWIISQKASVVMAWSQAKIAALFLLVNVMAHEQQNGPVDLPANLLPPWLLPEDSELSLEELVGTVADKFNSFVAQQQEQQK; from the coding sequence ATGGCCGACACAGTAAGAACCCCGGACTTTAAGTCGTTTTATGCTAACAATGTGCGTTTCGAATCTACGGTGTTCGATCTACGCTTGTTTTTTGGAGAACTCGATCATCGAGAAGACGAGAGTTGGATCATCTCCCAGAAGGCGTCAGTCGTCATGGCTTGGTCGCAGGCCAAGATAGCTGCGTTGTTTTTACTCGTCAACGTAATGGCACACGAACAACAGAACGGACCAGTAGATCTCCCTGCGAATCTATTGCCACCGTGGTTGCTACCCGAAGATTCAGAGCTGTCGCTAGAGGAGTTGGTCGGAACCGTGGCCGATAAGTTCAATTCGTTCGTCGCACAACAACAAGAACAGCAGAAGTGA
- a CDS encoding D-2-hydroxyacid dehydrogenase codes for MKVVIILKHRAAHWTAPDWFLEKLRAEFSDVEFVYLRSYDNIEQDIRDADVIVTSSLRPEQVRLAPRLRWIHSTTAAVHQLLIPEIVNSDIILTNARAVHGLPVAEHVLALMFALAKRLPAAVRAQTRHEWGKEDLGGADSPQELRDATLVLIGVGSIGHEVARVAATLGMRVFAVRANPKKGVDWLPDGDPERAQHRVFGPKDLHRALKDGDFVVVSAPLTGATDKLIDREALSQIKPDAFLINVARGALVDEKALVEVLQQKRIAGAALDVFETEPLPENSPLWDLDNVLITPHQAGFARKLWQRQYKLLSDNLRRYRAGMPLLGTVDKKAGY; via the coding sequence ATGAAAGTCGTCATCATTCTTAAACATCGCGCGGCGCATTGGACGGCGCCTGACTGGTTTCTGGAAAAACTGCGGGCCGAGTTTTCTGATGTCGAGTTCGTGTACCTGCGCTCGTACGACAACATTGAGCAGGACATTCGGGACGCAGATGTGATCGTTACGTCTTCGCTGCGTCCCGAGCAGGTTCGTCTGGCTCCGCGGTTGCGCTGGATTCATTCAACCACCGCTGCTGTGCATCAGTTGCTGATTCCGGAGATCGTCAACAGCGACATCATTCTGACGAATGCGCGCGCAGTTCACGGACTTCCTGTCGCCGAGCATGTTCTCGCGTTGATGTTCGCCCTCGCTAAGCGACTACCAGCTGCGGTTCGCGCTCAGACCAGGCACGAGTGGGGCAAAGAGGATCTTGGCGGAGCTGATTCGCCGCAGGAGCTACGGGACGCGACTCTCGTTCTGATTGGTGTCGGCTCCATTGGTCATGAGGTGGCGCGCGTGGCAGCGACGCTTGGCATGCGCGTGTTTGCTGTGCGAGCGAATCCTAAGAAGGGCGTTGACTGGCTTCCGGATGGCGACCCGGAGCGAGCACAGCATCGAGTCTTCGGACCGAAGGATTTGCATCGTGCGCTGAAGGACGGAGATTTCGTCGTGGTGAGTGCGCCTTTGACCGGCGCGACCGACAAGCTGATCGACAGGGAAGCACTCTCGCAGATTAAACCAGATGCATTTCTCATTAACGTTGCGCGCGGCGCTCTTGTCGACGAGAAGGCTTTGGTCGAAGTACTTCAGCAGAAACGAATTGCTGGCGCGGCGCTCGATGTGTTCGAGACAGAACCGCTACCGGAAAACTCTCCGCTGTGGGATTTGGATAACGTCCTGATTACGCCTCATCAAGCCGGCTTCGCTCGCAAACTTTGGCAGCGGCAATACAAGCTGCTCAGCGACAACCTGCGCCGTTATCGCGCCGGCATGCCGCTTCTCGGAACGGTCGACAAGAAAGCCGGCTACTAG
- a CDS encoding YggS family pyridoxal phosphate-dependent enzyme, whose translation MSIAENLEQVRERVAEAARRCGRDPKGVTLVAVCKTFPAEAIREAYEAGQRLFGENRVQEFEGKAPALADLSDAEFHMIGHLQSNKARRAVELFDAVESVDSVKLADRLNAAAGELKKTLPVLLEINVGGEEAKSGLTLDWTEIEPLLANAPRWESLRIRGLMTVPPYTEDPEGARDYFRQLRELRDEIVRREFPAVEMETLSMGMSHDFEVAIEEGSTCVRVGTAIFGERPRP comes from the coding sequence ATGTCGATTGCTGAGAATCTGGAGCAGGTGCGAGAGCGGGTCGCTGAGGCGGCGCGGAGGTGTGGGCGCGATCCGAAAGGTGTGACGCTGGTCGCGGTGTGCAAAACGTTTCCGGCGGAGGCGATTCGGGAGGCGTACGAGGCGGGTCAGCGGTTGTTTGGCGAGAATCGGGTGCAGGAGTTTGAGGGAAAGGCTCCGGCTCTGGCGGACTTGAGCGATGCCGAGTTCCACATGATCGGACATTTGCAGTCGAACAAGGCGCGGAGAGCGGTGGAGTTGTTCGATGCGGTGGAGTCGGTGGATTCGGTGAAGCTGGCGGATCGGCTGAATGCGGCGGCGGGGGAGTTGAAGAAGACGTTGCCCGTGCTGCTGGAGATTAACGTCGGCGGGGAAGAGGCGAAGAGCGGCTTGACGCTGGACTGGACGGAGATTGAGCCGTTGCTGGCGAATGCGCCGAGGTGGGAGAGCCTGAGGATCCGCGGGTTGATGACGGTTCCGCCTTATACGGAAGATCCGGAGGGAGCGCGCGATTACTTCAGGCAATTGCGCGAGTTGCGCGACGAGATTGTGCGGAGGGAGTTTCCGGCGGTGGAGATGGAGACGCTGTCGATGGGGATGTCGCACGATTTCGAAGTCGCGATTGAAGAAGGATCGACGTGCGTGAGGGTGGGAACGGCGATATTCGGGGAGCGGCCTCGTCCATGA
- a CDS encoding SpoIIE family protein phosphatase: MKLFRRTRRPDSEHGSHRLLARFAAGLSFLSLRLKRDHQPSPAEQILGAVPSLDLAQAVRRATSVEDLFQSLIRTVNATFPSKAVSLFIRDDETGNYPCRISTIPGEGDGSTPALARDAFVVRRLRGLDSPFSVDAGDLKAWADALQDAPREVFEKRMRERETLERTRTSLLVQLKTRNELIGILCLGESNYGRFSPRDQQALKGVAGQLALIIENAKLLERLVEHQRLQAELELAAEVQRSLLPHRAPTMRDFDLCGFCKPAQQVGGDYYDFVSVGEHSTGIAIADVAGKGISAALLMSVVQASLRGQLLGSNGTHSLGEMVGLLNRLISGSVSTARYVTFFYAQLDQRQNGVRFVNAGHNPPILYSAATAEFQMLDSSGPVLGVLPEANFTEQACALNTGDVLFAYTDGVTEALNSSGEEFGEERLRAAIAAACSGSAQDILDRVIAEVTAWSSGIRQHDDITVIALKKN; this comes from the coding sequence GTGAAGTTATTCCGCCGAACGCGACGGCCCGACAGCGAACACGGCAGTCATCGCTTGCTCGCAAGATTCGCCGCGGGATTAAGCTTCCTGAGCTTGAGGCTAAAGCGCGACCACCAGCCATCTCCGGCGGAACAGATTCTCGGCGCTGTGCCGAGCCTCGATCTTGCGCAAGCCGTCCGCAGGGCGACATCCGTCGAGGACCTCTTCCAATCACTGATCCGCACCGTAAACGCGACATTCCCGTCGAAAGCAGTCAGCCTGTTCATCCGCGATGACGAAACCGGCAACTATCCGTGTCGGATCTCCACCATTCCGGGCGAGGGCGATGGATCCACCCCGGCCCTTGCGCGCGACGCTTTCGTCGTTCGGCGTCTTCGCGGACTTGACTCACCTTTCTCCGTCGACGCCGGCGACCTGAAGGCTTGGGCCGACGCGCTCCAGGATGCGCCGCGTGAAGTGTTCGAGAAGCGCATGCGCGAAAGGGAAACGCTGGAGCGCACCCGAACGTCGCTACTCGTCCAGTTGAAAACGCGCAACGAGTTGATTGGCATTCTGTGTCTGGGGGAGAGCAACTACGGGCGCTTCAGCCCGCGTGATCAGCAGGCCTTAAAGGGCGTGGCGGGACAACTCGCGCTAATAATCGAAAACGCGAAACTGCTCGAACGCCTGGTCGAGCATCAGCGTCTTCAAGCCGAACTGGAACTCGCTGCCGAGGTCCAGCGAAGCCTCCTTCCCCATCGTGCGCCAACCATGCGCGATTTCGATCTTTGCGGATTCTGCAAGCCAGCCCAACAGGTGGGAGGCGATTACTACGATTTCGTCTCCGTGGGCGAACACTCTACAGGAATCGCCATCGCCGATGTCGCCGGTAAAGGGATTTCCGCTGCTCTGCTCATGTCCGTAGTGCAGGCATCGCTTCGCGGACAACTCCTCGGCAGCAACGGAACGCACAGTCTCGGGGAAATGGTGGGACTTCTAAACCGATTGATCAGCGGATCGGTATCCACCGCTCGATACGTAACTTTCTTCTATGCCCAACTCGACCAGCGCCAAAATGGCGTTCGCTTCGTGAATGCCGGTCACAATCCGCCGATCCTTTACAGCGCCGCTACCGCAGAGTTCCAGATGCTGGATAGCAGCGGCCCAGTTCTGGGCGTCTTGCCTGAAGCCAACTTCACCGAGCAGGCATGCGCCCTCAACACGGGCGATGTGCTGTTCGCATACACCGACGGGGTAACGGAAGCACTGAACTCCAGCGGCGAGGAATTCGGGGAGGAGCGCCTCCGTGCCGCGATTGCCGCAGCTTGCAGCGGCTCCGCTCAAGACATTCTCGACCGCGTGATCGCCGAAGTCACCGCATGGTCAAGCGGCATTCGACAGCACGACGACATCACAGTGATAGCCCTAAAGAAGAACTAA
- a CDS encoding cold shock domain-containing protein produces MEQGTVKWFNDAKGYGFITRQNGEDVFVHYSAIQTQGFRSLQEGQAVQFEVVKGPKGWQAENVQVL; encoded by the coding sequence ATGGAACAAGGAACAGTGAAGTGGTTCAACGACGCTAAAGGCTACGGCTTCATCACCCGCCAGAATGGTGAAGACGTCTTCGTCCACTACTCGGCGATCCAGACACAGGGCTTCCGCAGCCTGCAGGAAGGTCAGGCGGTGCAGTTCGAAGTCGTCAAGGGACCAAAGGGCTGGCAGGCCGAAAACGTCCAGGTACTCTGA
- a CDS encoding PEP-CTERM sorting domain-containing protein (PEP-CTERM proteins occur, often in large numbers, in the proteomes of bacteria that also encode an exosortase, a predicted intramembrane cysteine proteinase. The presence of a PEP-CTERM domain at a protein's C-terminus predicts cleavage within the sorting domain, followed by covalent anchoring to some some component of the (usually Gram-negative) cell surface. Many PEP-CTERM proteins exhibit an unusual sequence composition that includes large numbers of potential glycosylation sites. Expression of one such protein has been shown restore the ability of a bacterium to form floc, a type of biofilm.) — protein sequence MKKFLMVGLAVCLLAALPVSADTVNWTQWSNTFTTSASAGSASGTSGSISVGYSGELESLLFNYPSWGPASTFSGGTISNAPPSSGGIVKLFGGNGQVVNTITFSQAVTNPVMAIWSLGQGGVNAQFLFGSSEPFTVQSGGGSNEYGGLSIVSCSGGTTICGVEGNGTIQFNGTFSSISWTNPVFENWYGFTVGTFAPTTSVPEPASLLLLAAGLGGLPLLRKKR from the coding sequence ATGAAGAAGTTCCTGATGGTGGGCCTGGCAGTATGCTTGCTGGCGGCATTGCCGGTTTCGGCTGACACCGTGAACTGGACGCAGTGGTCGAACACGTTCACGACGAGCGCTTCGGCGGGGAGCGCCAGCGGCACTTCGGGGAGTATATCGGTAGGGTATTCGGGCGAGTTGGAGAGCCTGCTTTTCAACTATCCGAGCTGGGGACCTGCCAGCACGTTCAGCGGTGGCACGATTTCGAATGCGCCGCCCTCGAGCGGTGGGATTGTGAAACTGTTTGGCGGGAACGGCCAGGTGGTTAACACGATCACGTTTTCGCAGGCGGTAACGAACCCGGTGATGGCGATCTGGAGTCTTGGGCAGGGCGGCGTTAATGCGCAGTTCCTGTTCGGCAGCTCCGAGCCATTCACGGTCCAGAGCGGCGGGGGCTCGAACGAGTATGGCGGGCTCTCGATCGTATCGTGCAGTGGCGGGACGACAATCTGTGGCGTAGAAGGCAACGGCACGATTCAGTTCAACGGTACGTTTAGCTCGATCAGTTGGACGAATCCGGTATTCGAAAACTGGTACGGATTCACGGTGGGAACGTTTGCGCCGACGACATCGGTGCCCGAACCGGCGTCGCTGCTGTTGCTGGCTGCCGGACTGGGAGGCTTGCCGCTGTTGCGCAAGAAGCGGTAA
- a CDS encoding PEGA domain-containing protein encodes MKVRGVVFVVMMAFAAISLAAEKPRVFVTDSQSWSMSGGGGGSSSGFGGGTSGGARPQTAEIVKTFGERCSEVVVNNIREKADYVIVLDHEGGKGWIRKDNKVAVFNKEGDAIISKSTRSLGNSVEEGCKAIVADWEKRGPVVPAAQKEQEPSAAAQPVATTVGTPQLWIAPQEMNGAEVEIDGTFVGTTPSKFEVTPGEHDIKITKSGYKTWQRKIKVMSGTVNVSPTLEKQ; translated from the coding sequence GTGAAAGTTCGTGGTGTTGTGTTCGTAGTGATGATGGCGTTTGCGGCGATAAGTTTAGCGGCCGAGAAGCCGAGGGTGTTTGTAACCGACAGCCAGTCGTGGTCGATGTCGGGCGGGGGTGGCGGATCGAGTTCCGGGTTCGGCGGTGGAACGAGCGGCGGCGCGCGTCCGCAGACGGCGGAGATCGTGAAGACGTTCGGCGAGCGGTGCTCGGAAGTGGTGGTGAATAACATCCGCGAGAAGGCGGATTACGTGATCGTGCTCGACCATGAGGGGGGCAAGGGTTGGATCCGCAAGGACAACAAGGTAGCCGTATTCAATAAGGAAGGCGACGCGATCATCAGCAAATCTACGCGCAGCCTGGGCAACTCGGTGGAAGAAGGATGCAAGGCAATTGTGGCCGACTGGGAAAAGCGCGGTCCGGTGGTGCCCGCAGCACAGAAGGAACAAGAACCGTCCGCGGCTGCACAACCTGTGGCGACAACTGTGGGCACGCCGCAATTGTGGATAGCTCCGCAGGAAATGAATGGGGCGGAAGTTGAGATAGATGGCACGTTTGTCGGTACGACGCCGAGCAAGTTCGAGGTCACACCGGGCGAGCACGATATCAAGATCACGAAGTCGGGCTACAAGACGTGGCAGCGAAAGATCAAGGTGATGAGCGGGACGGTGAATGTGTCGCCGACGTTAGAGAAGCAGTAG
- a CDS encoding DUF47 family protein, with protein sequence MVRLIPRETKFFDMFVEMAQNLIEGARLMKALLENFQDVPAQVARLKDIEHHGDDMTHAVITKLNQTFITPFDREDIHRLASSIDDVLDLLNAAGDRIMVYKITAVPGDSAKLASLILQQAEELARALANLEKQQHVLEHCVEINRLENEADQVTRAAVGYLFENEKDPIQLIKIKELFEVLELATDKAEDAANVLESVILKSA encoded by the coding sequence ATGGTCCGCTTGATTCCGCGGGAAACTAAGTTCTTCGACATGTTCGTCGAGATGGCCCAGAACCTGATCGAAGGCGCTCGACTGATGAAAGCGCTGCTGGAGAATTTCCAGGATGTCCCGGCCCAGGTCGCTCGACTGAAAGACATCGAGCACCACGGTGACGACATGACCCATGCCGTCATCACCAAGCTCAACCAGACCTTCATTACTCCTTTCGACCGCGAAGACATACACCGTTTGGCTTCTTCCATCGACGATGTGCTTGACCTGCTGAACGCCGCGGGAGACCGGATCATGGTGTACAAGATCACCGCCGTCCCGGGCGACTCCGCGAAACTGGCTTCCCTGATCCTGCAGCAGGCGGAAGAACTTGCAAGGGCGCTTGCCAATCTGGAAAAGCAGCAGCATGTGCTGGAACACTGCGTGGAAATCAACCGCCTCGAAAACGAAGCGGACCAGGTTACCCGCGCCGCCGTCGGATACCTCTTCGAAAACGAAAAGGACCCGATTCAGCTGATCAAGATCAAAGAGTTGTTCGAAGTACTGGAATTGGCGACCGATAAGGCGGAGGACGCCGCCAACGTTCTGGAATCGGTGATTCTCAAAAGCGCATAA